Proteins encoded together in one Nostoc sp. PCC 7524 window:
- a CDS encoding trifunctional serine/threonine-protein kinase/ATP-binding protein/sensor histidine kinase, whose translation MNAIVDTTVLLPGYHLIEQLYEGSKTLVYRGIRLTGSMDNTLVENQSVVIKLLRRDYPTFSELLQFRNQYTITKNLHIPGIVRSYALEAYGNSYALVMEDFGGLSLRAYCQAHALSLSEILAIALQLTNILHNLYQHRVIHKDIKPANLLIHPESKEIKLIDFSIASLLPKETEAVKHPNVLEGTLAYLAPEQTGRMNRGIDYRTDFYALGVTLFELLTGQLPFSSDDPLELVHCHIAQPAPSVCGLKPELPLVIGQIVAKLMAKNAEDRYQSALGLQHDLATCWQQLQTTGRIEAFAIGTKDVCDRFIIPEKLYGREQEVSTLLKAFDRVSKGTSELILVAGFSGIGKTAVVNEVHKPIVQQRGYFIKGKFDQFNRSSPLSAFVQAFRDLMRQLLSESDTQLQTWKTKLLQAVGENGQVIIEVIPELERMIGQQPPALELSGNAVQNRFNLLFQKFIQVFTQPEHPLVMFLDDLQWADSASLNLMQRLITELNSGYLLLIGAYRDNEVSATHPLMLTLDAVIKKEAMVNTITLQPLSQNSLNQLIADTLNCHAVLAQPLTKLVYQKTQGNPFFATQFLKTLHQDGLIIFDWEAGNWQCDIVQVQEAALTDDVVELMALQLQKLPPITQEILKLAACIGNQFDLNTLVIVSEQSHAETAAALWKALQEELILPIGEKYKFYLGQAAHDMGQDVQIVSYKFLHDRVQQAAYSLIPDRQKQATHYQIGQLLFKHITPESREDWIFAIVNQLNCGVSLITNQSGRDELAQLNLTAGWKARAATAYPAASEYAKMGLTLLGNAAWQRKYEITLMLHNLAAEATALCGDFERMNQWIDAVIAHANTPLEQLSVYLVKIQALASQNQLLASISTGQSILQQLGVELLYPPNPQKIQQAIQEINDLIGDRAIEELFHLPAMVDPEKLAIMQIAVNIMPVCYMANSPLFPLLILLSVNLSLQYGNSPTSAVSYAAYGILLIKILQDVTAADQFGRLAYRLAWEPQAKDIRSATFSPIGLFLYHRKSHLRESLPIFQAGYEVGLETGKLDRAGNNAHQFCLYSYLSGQCLTELEPQIRAYRQQLLDLNQIVAANYCSIYWHITQSLIGDLHQQQQFWEKDEDGEQLVTQALASKDLVRVFFFYLLRMQLRFLFGQITLAGEDAVQARQYIAAGAGTICEANLYFYDSLIVLANGFESNVVETQWQRIAENQLKLQHWAEYAPMNHLHKWQLVEAEKYRVLGQKAAAIELYEAAIAGAKENEYIPEEALANELAAKFYLHWGKEKVAAGYMQEAYYCYAHWGSQAKTDDLEIHYPALLSPILQQTTQPLSILETFANISAPANLHSTFSQSSSSHSINNSLDFVSLLQVSQALSSTIQLDELLQTLTQTMLGNSGADHCALMLCHEDQWQVRVIADLKQTNLQSALLDNHPHVPVKLIQYVKNTLETVIIHDLKTQLPGVIDHYFEQYQPKSVLCLPLLNQGTLVGILYLENRATSGVFTSDRFFVLNFLSSQAAIALENARLYRQVQTILEDLQQAQVQIVQSEKMSALGNLVAGVAHEINNPVGCIVGNVNAVRDYINDLLGLIDLYRQEYPQPSMRIEEQLEAIDLEYVREDLPKLIKAMKDGGDRIISISKSLRTFSRADSDQKQPFNLHDGLDSTLLILRHRLKANEHRPAIKVTTNYGNLPGVNCFPGQLNQVFMNILANAIDALDESNQGRSFAEIEANPNRITISTKVVGEQVQVAISDNGTGMSEAVKAHIFDHLFTTKEVGKGTGIGLAIAKQIVVEKHGGAIAVNSSPGWGTEFFITLPLLSRPIPQNLQQLTHL comes from the coding sequence ATGAATGCAATCGTAGATACCACCGTTTTGCTACCTGGATATCACCTGATTGAACAGCTGTACGAAGGTTCTAAAACGCTTGTCTATCGTGGGATACGGCTGACAGGGAGTATGGACAACACGCTCGTTGAAAATCAGTCTGTAGTGATTAAGCTACTCCGGCGGGATTATCCCACTTTCAGTGAACTGTTACAATTTCGCAATCAATATACAATCACCAAAAATTTGCATATTCCGGGTATCGTCCGTTCCTATGCTTTAGAGGCTTACGGCAATAGCTACGCTTTGGTGATGGAAGATTTTGGTGGATTATCACTGCGAGCATATTGTCAAGCCCATGCTTTGTCTTTATCTGAGATACTGGCGATCGCCCTACAACTAACGAACATTCTACACAATCTATATCAACACCGCGTCATCCACAAAGACATCAAACCAGCTAACCTGCTGATCCATCCTGAGTCAAAAGAAATTAAGCTGATTGACTTTAGCATCGCCTCATTGCTACCCAAGGAAACCGAAGCAGTCAAACACCCAAATGTCTTAGAAGGGACACTTGCCTATCTCGCACCGGAACAAACCGGACGGATGAACAGAGGAATAGACTACCGTACCGATTTTTATGCTTTAGGCGTGACGTTGTTTGAACTGTTGACAGGACAGTTACCATTCTCCTCAGATGATCCCTTAGAACTGGTACATTGTCACATTGCCCAGCCTGCGCCCTCGGTTTGTGGATTAAAACCAGAACTTCCCTTGGTAATTGGGCAGATTGTGGCCAAATTGATGGCGAAGAACGCCGAAGATCGTTACCAAAGTGCCTTGGGTTTGCAGCATGATTTGGCAACTTGCTGGCAGCAACTCCAGACAACGGGGAGAATTGAGGCATTTGCGATTGGCACAAAGGATGTGTGCGATCGCTTCATCATTCCTGAAAAACTCTACGGTAGGGAACAGGAAGTTTCTACCCTATTGAAAGCATTTGATCGCGTCAGCAAAGGGACATCGGAACTGATTCTGGTGGCGGGTTTCTCTGGTATTGGCAAAACGGCTGTAGTTAACGAAGTCCACAAGCCCATTGTGCAGCAACGGGGCTACTTTATCAAAGGTAAGTTTGACCAATTTAATCGCAGTAGTCCCTTATCTGCCTTTGTACAGGCTTTTCGGGATTTGATGCGGCAATTACTCAGTGAGAGCGATACTCAGTTACAGACTTGGAAAACCAAGCTACTACAGGCTGTAGGTGAGAACGGGCAAGTGATCATTGAAGTGATTCCCGAATTAGAACGCATGATTGGGCAACAACCACCAGCCTTAGAATTATCTGGAAATGCAGTACAAAATCGATTTAACTTGTTGTTCCAGAAGTTTATTCAAGTCTTCACACAACCAGAGCATCCTTTAGTCATGTTCTTGGATGATTTACAGTGGGCGGATTCAGCGTCGCTCAACTTGATGCAAAGATTAATCACAGAATTAAATTCAGGCTACCTGTTGCTGATTGGGGCGTATCGTGACAATGAAGTATCTGCTACTCATCCTTTAATGTTGACGCTAGATGCAGTCATCAAAAAGGAAGCAATGGTAAATACAATTACCTTGCAACCATTGAGCCAAAACAGTCTGAATCAACTTATTGCCGATACCCTCAATTGTCATGCTGTATTGGCGCAACCGTTAACTAAATTGGTGTATCAAAAAACCCAGGGTAATCCCTTTTTTGCTACACAATTTCTCAAGACACTACATCAAGATGGACTAATTATTTTTGACTGGGAAGCCGGAAATTGGCAGTGCGATATTGTGCAGGTACAAGAAGCAGCTCTGACAGATGATGTAGTAGAATTGATGGCGTTGCAGTTGCAAAAATTGCCACCAATTACCCAAGAAATTTTGAAGTTAGCAGCTTGTATTGGCAATCAATTTGATTTAAACACGTTAGTCATCGTGTCTGAACAATCTCATGCTGAAACGGCTGCTGCTTTATGGAAGGCATTACAAGAAGAGTTAATTCTGCCCATTGGTGAAAAATATAAGTTTTATCTGGGACAGGCAGCTCACGATATGGGGCAAGATGTACAGATCGTTAGTTATAAGTTTCTGCACGATCGCGTCCAACAAGCCGCCTATTCTTTGATTCCCGATCGCCAAAAACAGGCTACCCACTACCAAATCGGACAACTGCTTTTCAAACATATTACTCCTGAATCCAGAGAAGACTGGATTTTTGCCATAGTCAATCAGTTAAATTGTGGTGTTTCATTAATCACCAACCAAAGTGGACGGGATGAACTAGCACAACTCAATCTCACGGCTGGATGGAAAGCTAGAGCCGCTACAGCTTATCCAGCAGCTAGTGAATATGCAAAGATGGGACTAACTTTATTAGGCAATGCAGCTTGGCAGCGAAAGTATGAAATCACCTTGATGTTGCACAACCTAGCAGCAGAAGCAACTGCACTGTGTGGTGATTTTGAGCGTATGAATCAGTGGATTGATGCTGTGATTGCTCATGCTAATACGCCCCTAGAGCAATTGAGCGTTTATCTCGTCAAAATCCAGGCATTAGCATCTCAAAATCAACTTTTAGCATCGATATCTACTGGTCAATCAATTCTGCAACAATTAGGAGTTGAACTACTTTATCCCCCCAATCCTCAGAAGATTCAGCAAGCAATACAGGAAATTAATGATTTAATAGGCGATCGCGCCATTGAGGAATTATTTCACTTGCCAGCAATGGTAGATCCAGAAAAACTGGCCATTATGCAGATAGCTGTCAATATCATGCCAGTCTGTTATATGGCAAATTCTCCTCTGTTTCCTCTGTTGATTCTCCTATCAGTCAATTTATCGCTGCAATATGGAAACAGTCCTACCTCAGCCGTTAGTTATGCGGCTTATGGCATTCTCCTGATCAAAATTTTACAGGATGTGACGGCGGCTGATCAATTTGGTCGATTAGCTTATCGGCTGGCTTGGGAGCCACAAGCTAAAGACATTCGCTCGGCAACTTTCTCGCCAATTGGGCTATTTTTATACCATCGCAAGTCCCATCTACGGGAGAGCCTACCCATTTTTCAGGCAGGTTATGAAGTCGGGTTGGAAACAGGAAAATTAGATCGAGCCGGAAATAATGCCCATCAATTTTGTTTATATTCTTATTTATCTGGTCAATGTTTAACGGAACTCGAACCCCAAATTAGAGCTTATCGACAGCAACTACTCGACCTAAATCAAATAGTAGCAGCCAACTATTGTTCTATTTATTGGCACATCACACAATCTCTCATTGGGGATCTACACCAGCAGCAGCAATTTTGGGAAAAGGACGAGGATGGAGAACAGCTAGTAACTCAGGCACTTGCCTCTAAGGATTTAGTGAGAGTATTCTTTTTCTACCTGCTGCGAATGCAATTAAGATTCCTGTTTGGGCAGATCACCTTAGCGGGTGAAGATGCTGTGCAAGCAAGACAGTACATAGCAGCAGGTGCAGGTACAATCTGTGAAGCAAATTTATATTTTTATGATTCTTTGATTGTTCTTGCCAATGGTTTTGAGTCGAATGTGGTAGAGACACAATGGCAACGCATCGCAGAGAATCAATTAAAGTTGCAACATTGGGCAGAATATGCGCCCATGAACCATTTACATAAATGGCAGTTAGTAGAAGCTGAAAAATATCGCGTTTTGGGACAAAAAGCGGCAGCGATTGAGCTATATGAGGCAGCTATTGCTGGTGCTAAGGAAAATGAATACATCCCAGAAGAAGCCCTGGCTAATGAACTAGCTGCCAAATTTTACCTGCACTGGGGCAAAGAAAAAGTCGCCGCAGGCTATATGCAGGAAGCTTATTATTGCTATGCCCATTGGGGTAGCCAAGCTAAAACGGATGATTTGGAAATTCATTATCCAGCACTGTTGTCTCCTATCCTCCAACAAACTACTCAGCCCCTCAGCATTTTAGAAACCTTCGCCAACATCTCTGCACCTGCTAATCTGCACTCTACCTTTAGCCAAAGTTCTTCTAGCCACAGCATCAACAACAGTCTTGATTTTGTGTCATTGCTGCAAGTATCTCAAGCACTCTCCAGCACCATTCAATTGGATGAGTTACTGCAAACCCTAACTCAGACGATGTTGGGAAATTCTGGTGCAGATCACTGCGCTTTGATGCTGTGTCATGAGGATCAATGGCAAGTGCGGGTGATAGCCGACTTAAAGCAAACCAACTTACAATCAGCTCTACTAGACAATCATCCTCATGTTCCCGTAAAACTGATTCAGTACGTGAAAAACACCTTAGAAACGGTAATTATCCATGACTTGAAAACCCAGCTACCGGGTGTGATTGATCATTATTTTGAGCAGTATCAACCCAAAAGTGTCCTATGTTTGCCATTACTCAATCAGGGTACTTTAGTCGGGATTTTATACTTGGAAAATCGAGCTACAAGTGGGGTGTTCACTAGCGATCGCTTCTTCGTTCTCAATTTTCTCTCTAGCCAAGCTGCGATCGCTCTAGAAAATGCTCGTCTCTATCGCCAAGTCCAGACAATCCTAGAGGATCTTCAGCAAGCCCAGGTGCAAATCGTCCAAAGTGAAAAAATGTCTGCTTTAGGCAACCTCGTGGCGGGGGTGGCTCACGAAATCAATAATCCCGTCGGCTGCATTGTGGGTAATGTTAATGCTGTCCGAGATTATATTAACGACCTGTTGGGATTGATTGACCTCTATCGTCAGGAATACCCACAACCCAGTATGAGAATTGAAGAGCAATTAGAAGCCATTGACTTGGAGTATGTACGCGAAGATTTGCCCAAACTGATCAAGGCGATGAAAGACGGGGGCGATCGCATCATATCCATTAGTAAGAGTTTGCGGACTTTTTCCCGTGCCGACAGTGATCAAAAACAACCATTCAACCTACACGATGGCCTTGATAGTACGTTGCTGATCCTGCGTCATCGTCTAAAAGCTAACGAACATCGCCCTGCAATTAAAGTTACCACTAACTATGGTAATCTTCCTGGTGTAAATTGCTTTCCTGGTCAATTAAATCAGGTTTTTATGAATATTCTGGCAAATGCGATTGATGCCCTAGATGAATCAAATCAGGGGCGTAGTTTTGCTGAGATTGAAGCTAACCCCAATCGGATTACAATTAGCACCAAAGTTGTAGGGGAACAGGTACAAGTTGCCATCAGTGATAACGGTACGGGAATGTCAGAAGCAGTGAAGGCACATATCTTTGATCACTTGTTTACAACCAAAGAAGTAGGTAAAGGCACAGGCATAGGTTTAGCCATCGCTAAACAAATTGTCGTAGAGAAACATGGCGGAGCGATCGCTGTCAATTCTTCACCGGGATGGGGAACTGAGTTTTTCATCACATTACCGTTGCTTTCACGCCCCATTCCCCAAAATTTGCAACAATTAACACATTTATAG
- a CDS encoding ABC transporter ATP-binding protein, protein MKSVTDTPDAQLATIDTPPVVITSELRKVYRTGFWMNQKVVSLKGCSLTVYQGETFGLLGPNGAGKTTLLKLLLGIIRPTAGRGLLLGQPLGDRSVKQRLGYLSENPYLYEYLTGWEFLQLAAGLFQIPPSVQRQRIPHLLDLVGLSLADAQKKQMRRYSKGMLQRVGMAQALINDPELIFLDEPMSGLDPIGRYRMREIILSLKAAGKTIFFNSHILSEVEQICDRIAILAQGELICTGSLGELLGRDETYHVKGKGGDGAILQKWLPNLVFEPDGSWHGTLQEDYYDFLSSLRLMGGQVLSMQLSRQSLEEFFLQQLQKPHN, encoded by the coding sequence ATGAAGTCTGTAACAGACACCCCTGATGCTCAATTGGCTACTATAGATACCCCACCAGTAGTCATTACTTCTGAGTTAAGAAAAGTCTACCGCACTGGCTTTTGGATGAATCAAAAAGTTGTTTCTCTGAAGGGCTGTTCTTTAACGGTTTATCAGGGGGAAACTTTTGGGTTACTGGGGCCTAATGGTGCCGGGAAAACCACTCTGTTAAAATTGTTGCTGGGTATTATCCGGCCTACGGCTGGTAGAGGTTTGTTGTTAGGTCAACCTTTAGGCGATCGCAGCGTTAAGCAGCGCCTGGGTTATCTCAGTGAAAACCCTTACTTGTATGAGTATCTCACTGGCTGGGAATTTTTACAGTTAGCAGCTGGGTTATTCCAAATTCCTCCGAGTGTGCAACGTCAACGTATTCCTCACCTATTAGATTTGGTGGGTTTATCCCTAGCTGATGCCCAAAAAAAACAAATGCGTCGCTACTCCAAAGGGATGCTACAGCGTGTGGGGATGGCACAGGCATTAATTAATGATCCAGAATTGATATTTTTAGATGAGCCGATGTCTGGATTAGATCCCATCGGACGCTACCGGATGCGAGAAATTATCTTATCTTTAAAAGCGGCGGGGAAAACAATTTTTTTCAATAGTCACATACTAAGTGAAGTAGAACAGATTTGCGATCGCATTGCCATTCTTGCCCAAGGCGAATTAATTTGTACTGGTTCTCTGGGTGAACTATTGGGTAGGGATGAAACATATCACGTTAAAGGTAAAGGCGGTGATGGAGCGATTCTCCAGAAATGGCTACCTAATTTAGTATTTGAACCTGATGGTTCTTGGCACGGCACATTACAAGAAGATTACTACGATTTTCTGTCTAGCCTCCGTTTGATGGGCGGACAAGTTCTTTCCATGCAGTTATCTCGCCAATCCTTAGAAGAGTTTTTTCTGCAACAGCTACAAAAACCACATAATTAG
- a CDS encoding polysaccharide biosynthesis/export family protein has protein sequence MLNTGSLKFLTQPAVGAALLTAVHLIVPSASIAQGQPTSSTQLTVFPNLQTVPASRAQVFPNTQTVPPASQPVSPQIQQPDTNYLLGGGDLIRVNVFEVPEYTGEYQIPPGGAINLPLIGSVTVQGLTTEQAADIITERYRRFLKRPQISINLLSPRPINILVAGEVTRPGSYTLSLQGGAGNNPGVQYPTVLAALTTAQGVTLAADVTKVQLRRKTARSGEQLVTLNLKDIIQTGNTAQDITLRDGDVIVVPTATTFNVAEARNLFAANFAASPTAPRTVAVIGEVYRPGSYIVTAGGTEGGGGLPNVSRAIQLAGGITSQADIRNIKLRRPTRAGTEQTVDINLWQLLQSGDVNQDVIVQDGDTIVIPTATEISPAEATQLATTTLSPARIQVGVVGEVKRPGPVDLQPNSSLNQALLAAGGFNDARARKGVVELVRLNPNGSVTKREVKVDLSQGINEQTNPILRNNDVVLVNRSTLARTGDGLNIIAGPLGIVVNLLRLFGF, from the coding sequence ATGCTTAACACAGGTTCGCTGAAATTTCTAACCCAGCCAGCTGTGGGTGCGGCTTTGTTAACGGCTGTTCATCTCATTGTGCCGTCTGCCAGCATAGCTCAGGGACAACCAACCTCGTCAACTCAACTAACAGTATTTCCTAATTTACAAACTGTACCTGCTAGTAGAGCGCAAGTATTCCCAAATACACAAACTGTACCTCCGGCGAGCCAACCAGTATCTCCACAAATACAACAACCAGATACTAATTACTTATTGGGCGGCGGCGATCTTATCCGTGTAAATGTATTTGAAGTACCAGAATATACGGGTGAATACCAAATTCCCCCAGGTGGAGCGATTAATTTACCTTTAATTGGCAGTGTGACTGTTCAGGGTTTAACAACTGAACAGGCAGCTGACATTATTACTGAAAGATACCGCAGGTTTCTCAAACGTCCCCAAATTTCTATCAATCTTTTATCCCCACGTCCTATCAATATTTTGGTCGCTGGAGAAGTAACACGTCCAGGATCTTATACTTTAAGCTTGCAAGGAGGTGCAGGTAATAATCCAGGGGTACAATACCCAACTGTCTTAGCTGCACTGACTACAGCTCAAGGTGTTACCTTGGCAGCAGATGTCACCAAAGTTCAGCTCAGGCGCAAAACAGCCCGTTCTGGTGAGCAACTTGTGACCCTCAATCTCAAGGATATAATTCAAACAGGTAATACAGCCCAAGACATTACCTTACGGGATGGAGACGTGATAGTTGTACCAACTGCAACTACCTTTAACGTCGCAGAAGCACGTAATTTATTTGCGGCTAACTTTGCAGCTAGCCCAACCGCACCGCGCACAGTAGCAGTAATTGGTGAAGTATATCGCCCTGGCTCCTATATTGTCACCGCAGGTGGTACAGAAGGTGGAGGTGGTTTGCCCAATGTGTCACGAGCCATTCAATTAGCAGGTGGGATCACATCACAAGCGGATATTCGTAATATTAAGCTCCGCCGACCTACCAGAGCAGGTACAGAACAAACTGTAGACATCAATCTTTGGCAATTGTTGCAAAGTGGCGATGTTAATCAAGATGTGATTGTGCAAGATGGTGATACTATTGTTATCCCCACAGCTACGGAGATTTCCCCAGCAGAAGCTACTCAATTAGCTACGACTACTCTATCACCTGCCAGAATTCAAGTTGGTGTAGTGGGTGAAGTAAAACGACCAGGTCCTGTGGACTTACAACCCAATAGCTCTTTAAACCAAGCACTACTGGCAGCTGGTGGATTTAATGATGCTAGAGCGCGTAAGGGTGTTGTAGAATTGGTTCGTTTGAATCCTAATGGTTCAGTTACTAAGCGAGAAGTCAAAGTTGACTTGAGCCAAGGAATTAATGAGCAAACTAATCCTATTCTCCGCAATAATGATGTTGTGCTAGTCAACCGTTCTACTCTTGCCAGAACCGGTGATGGTCTCAATATCATCGCAGGGCCTTTAGGTATTGTCGTTAACCTTTTGAGATTGTTCGGATTTTAA
- a CDS encoding SPFH domain-containing protein has translation MEPIIAIVLALTGYALASTKIINEGNAALVERLGRKHRTLKPGLNFIVPLVDQVVMEDTTREQFIDIKPQNVITKDNIYLEVDAVLFWRIKDVEKSFYAIEDLQGSLSQLATTTLREIIAQNTVEETNVSRAEMDKAILDQLNHITADWGVEITRLDIQRITPPESVRKSMEEERAAEIKKRALITEAEAERQAAIKKAEGTMTSMQIIAEGLRGNPENREILRYLVAQDYINASYRLGESPNAKVVFVDPGKTGELVKEVIADTATTEVNGSNGEHG, from the coding sequence ATGGAGCCAATTATTGCTATAGTCTTAGCACTTACAGGTTATGCCTTGGCATCTACAAAAATTATCAACGAAGGAAATGCAGCCCTAGTTGAACGCTTGGGCAGAAAACATCGCACATTGAAGCCTGGATTAAACTTTATCGTGCCTTTAGTGGATCAGGTGGTGATGGAAGACACCACACGAGAACAGTTCATAGACATCAAGCCGCAGAATGTGATCACCAAAGATAATATTTACCTAGAGGTTGATGCTGTACTGTTCTGGCGGATTAAAGATGTTGAGAAAAGTTTCTATGCCATTGAAGACTTGCAAGGTTCGTTATCACAGCTAGCTACAACTACTCTCCGAGAAATTATTGCCCAAAACACTGTAGAAGAAACCAACGTCTCTAGAGCCGAGATGGACAAAGCTATCTTAGATCAGTTGAATCACATAACGGCAGATTGGGGAGTTGAGATTACTCGGTTAGATATCCAAAGAATTACACCACCAGAAAGTGTACGCAAATCAATGGAGGAGGAGCGAGCTGCTGAAATCAAAAAACGAGCATTGATTACTGAAGCTGAAGCAGAAAGACAAGCTGCCATCAAGAAAGCAGAAGGAACTATGACCTCAATGCAGATAATTGCTGAAGGATTGCGAGGTAATCCTGAGAATAGAGAAATTTTGCGTTATTTGGTAGCTCAAGATTATATTAATGCTAGCTATAGACTAGGAGAAAGCCCAAATGCCAAAGTTGTCTTTGTCGATCCAGGCAAAACAGGTGAATTAGTAAAGGAAGTAATTGCTGATACTGCAACTACTGAAGTGAATGGTAGCAATGGTGAACATGGGTGA
- the folP gene encoding dihydropteroate synthase, with translation MCSKLIIRDRCFDWGQRTYLMGVLNVTPDSFSDGGEFNTTAAALSQAQALVAAGADIIDVGGQSTRPGAEQISLEAELERVLPVVQVLRSEISVPISVDTTRATVAKASVEVGADIINDISGGTFDSQMLPTVASLGVPIVLMHIRGTPQTMQQMTDYQDVIAEISSFLAQQISIATDLGIDPEKIMIDPGIGFAKNYEQNLEILRRLRTLRSLNCPILVGVSRKSFIGRILNQPDPKARVWGTAAACCAAIFNGADILRVHDVREIHDVSLVTDALFRESEAIQVTGDR, from the coding sequence ATGTGTAGCAAGCTAATCATACGCGATCGCTGTTTCGATTGGGGACAGCGTACTTATTTAATGGGTGTTTTAAATGTCACACCTGATAGTTTTAGTGATGGTGGTGAATTTAATACTACAGCTGCGGCTCTCTCCCAGGCGCAAGCTTTGGTAGCTGCTGGTGCTGATATCATTGATGTCGGTGGTCAGTCAACTCGACCAGGAGCCGAACAAATCAGCCTGGAAGCAGAATTAGAGCGGGTACTGCCTGTTGTTCAGGTATTACGATCAGAAATTTCCGTACCCATCTCAGTAGATACGACTAGGGCTACTGTCGCTAAAGCCTCTGTAGAAGTTGGTGCAGATATAATTAATGATATTTCCGGCGGCACATTTGACTCCCAAATGTTGCCTACGGTGGCTAGTTTAGGTGTGCCGATTGTGTTGATGCACATCCGAGGGACACCCCAAACGATGCAACAAATGACTGATTATCAAGATGTCATCGCAGAAATTTCTAGTTTTTTAGCTCAACAGATATCGATAGCTACGGATTTGGGTATTGATCCTGAGAAAATCATGATTGACCCTGGTATTGGTTTTGCTAAAAACTATGAGCAAAATTTAGAAATTCTGCGCCGCTTACGTACCTTGCGATCGCTTAATTGTCCTATTTTAGTGGGAGTATCCCGCAAAAGTTTTATCGGTCGGATTTTAAACCAACCAGATCCAAAAGCAAGAGTTTGGGGAACGGCGGCGGCGTGTTGTGCTGCCATTTTCAATGGTGCTGATATCTTGCGAGTTCACGATGTTCGGGAAATACATGATGTATCGCTGGTGACTGACGCACTGTTTCGAGAATCTGAAGCAATACAGGTGACAGGTGACAGGTGA
- the tpiA gene encoding triose-phosphate isomerase, with product MRKIVIAGNWKMFKTQAESQEFLTGFLPSLQETLPEREVVLCPPFTDLSVLSKSLHGSLVQLGAQNVHWEESGAYTGEISGPMLVELGVRYVIVGHSERRQYFGETDETVNLRLKAAQKYGLTPILCVGETKQQRDAGETESLITSQLDKDLVDVDQTNLVIAYEPIWAIGTGDTCEATEANRVIELIRSQLKNPDVPIQYGGSVKPNNIDEIMAQPEIDGVLVGGASLEPASFARIVNYQ from the coding sequence GTGCGGAAAATCGTTATTGCCGGTAACTGGAAAATGTTTAAAACCCAGGCAGAATCACAAGAGTTTTTAACAGGGTTTCTGCCGTCCTTACAAGAAACGCTTCCAGAACGGGAAGTGGTACTATGTCCTCCTTTCACTGACTTGAGCGTTTTGTCCAAGAGTTTACATGGTAGCCTAGTACAACTAGGAGCGCAGAATGTCCATTGGGAGGAAAGTGGGGCGTACACTGGTGAAATTTCTGGCCCCATGTTGGTAGAACTTGGTGTACGTTATGTGATTGTCGGTCATAGCGAACGACGGCAATACTTTGGGGAAACAGACGAAACTGTGAATCTGCGCCTCAAGGCTGCCCAAAAGTATGGTTTAACCCCGATTCTGTGTGTAGGCGAAACTAAGCAACAGCGAGATGCTGGGGAAACTGAATCACTAATTACTAGCCAACTAGATAAAGACTTAGTAGATGTTGATCAGACAAATTTGGTGATTGCCTACGAACCAATTTGGGCGATTGGTACTGGTGACACTTGTGAAGCCACAGAAGCAAATCGAGTCATTGAATTGATTCGCAGCCAGCTAAAAAATCCTGATGTCCCCATTCAATACGGTGGTTCGGTGAAGCCCAATAACATTGATGAAATTATGGCTCAACCAGAAATTGATGGTGTGCTTGTAGGCGGAGCAAGTCTAGAACCTGCAAGTTTTGCCCGCATTGTCAACTATCAGTAA